Below is a window of Spelaeicoccus albus DNA.
ACGATGCTGCGTTCGCGATCATTCATCCTGCCGACGACCGGCCATCCGGCCAATTTGCTTCGGCGGATATCGATGATCTTGCGGCCGGCGATTTCAACGGTGATGAGGGATTTGGACTTCGAGTGAGCCATTTTTACTCCTTATTACTCTTTGGGTGGTCTGCGGTGTTTTGGGACGGACGATGGACAAGGCGGGAGAATCCGAAGAACCGGACGAACTCCGCGTCGCCGGGCTTATCCGCCCGCGGCGAGAGACGATCGTCATATTCGGCCAACAGGTTTTCGACGTCGCGATTGAACTTGGCGCTCTCATCCGGAGTCAGCCACGCGACCCGGGATGCGAAGAGGAGCGATTCGCGCCACTGCCGCGGTATCAGCCGGCGTTCCGTCACCCACTGACTCAGCCTGGTCGATTCGTGGATGGCGGTGGCCTCGTCGAAAGCGTCGCCGGCGGCGCTTCCGGACTCGTCGTCCGTGGGATCGACCCAGACGGCGCGTTCAACTCGGCGCCACGGGCGTTCTTTGCCTTCGCGCCCAGCAGCTTCGACAAATCCGTGTTTGGCCAGGGTGCGCAAATGGAATGAGCAGTTTTGCGGGCTTTCGCCGACCAGCGGGGCGCACTCGGTGGCGGTCGCCGTGTCCCGCGCCGCGAGGACCTCGAGCAGGGCCAGACGTACCGGATGGCTGAGTGCCCGGATGTCCTTCGGATCGCGCGCGTGGCGCTGCTTTCCGGAGCCTGGGTCGTCTGTCATGCTTCAATGATAAAACGCGAAAGAACTCTTTCGAAACAATTCTTTCATGAGTTCGGTCACAGGACGGCAATTCGGCGAGATCCGTTTTTCGATTCGACTGTCATCGAGCCGCGCTGTCCGACCCGGCAAGGCCGCGTAGATGCCAACGGCTCGAACCTCGACCGACAGCGAAGGTGGGCAAGGGTCCGAGCCTGGTGAGTGTGGTGGGCCCAGAGGGACTCGAACCCCCGACATCCACGGTGTAAACGTGGCGCTCTAACCAACTGAGCTATAGGCCCGCATCTGTGCGGTGTCGACCGAGTGGCTCTCATGCGCAGGCGACGATTGATTGTTCCATATTATCCGGCGTCGCGGCTACTCGAACTTCGCCGTTGACCGGCTTTCGGCGACGATCTAGCCTGAAAGCAACGAGTCGAAGCGGCCCGCGTGACGCGTGTGGGAGTGGCTATGGCACAGGGTGGGACGTGACCATGGACTTCGGCTTCAGCTCAGACCAAGAGACCTTCCGAGCAAGTGTCCGCGAGTTCGCCCGGAGCACACTGGCCCCGCATGACGCCGAGGACGACGTGAACGGCGCCATGCGCCCGGAGATGCCCCGCCAAATGGCGAACATCGGCTTGACCGGCCTTCGTATTCCGGACAAGTACGGCGGGCAGGGCGCCGGCGCCCTCGAGGTCGGCATTGCTGCCGAAGAGGTCGCCCGCGCCGATCTGAACGCCTGTTACCTGATCGTCAATTCCACTCTCGTCAGTGAGATCATGCTCGGCGCGGCCGACGCTGACCAATGCCGTCGGTGGCTGCCCTCGATCGCCGACGGCAGTACCATTCCGGCGCTCGTGCTCACCGAGCCCGAACACGGATCGGATGCGGCGAGCCTGACCGTGAAAGCCGAGCCGGACGCCGGCGGATGGCGACTCACCGGCGAGAAGACGTCCATCACCATGGGCATGTACGCCGACGTCGGCGTCGTCCTTGCGCGAACCGGGAATGCCGGGCCATCCGGCGTCAGCGCGTTCATCGTCGACTTGGACGACGGGCACATCACCCGCTCGGTGTTCGACGATCTCGGCAACAGACCGATCGGCAGGGCCTCCATCTACTTTGACGGAATGCCAGTGCCCCGCGACGGCTTGCTCGGCGCCGAAGGCAGCGGATTCACCTCGGCCATGCGCGGCTTCGACTACTCCCGCGCGGTCATGGCCCTGGCGTGCCTCGGGACCGCGGCGGCCGCGCTGGACGACGCAATCGGTTACGCCCGGATTCGCACTGCCTTCGGCGCGCCGATCGGCACGAACGAAGGCGTCGCGTTCCCGCTCGTTGAATGCGCCACGCGCCTGCGCGCGGCACGACTGCTCTGCTATGAAGCGCTGTGGCGCAAGGATCAGGGCATGCCGCACACCGTTGAAGCGAACATGGTCAAGTGGCTTGCCCCGAAGCTCGCCGTCGAGATCGTCCATCAGTCGCTTTTGACGTTCGGGCATACCGGATATTCGTCGGACAATCCGCAAGGTCGCAGGCTGCGCGACGTGATTGGCCTCGAGATCGGCGACGGCACCGCACAGATCACCAAGCTCGTAGTGGCACGCAATCTCCTCGGACGCGCAGCCGCACCGTGACGGACGTCGCCGTGCGGACCGCAATTGCAGAAAGGTCGGAACAATGTCGAGGCAGCTGGCAATAGTGACCGGCGCGGGTTCGGGCATCGGCCGCGCCATTGCGTGGAAATTCGCCGATGCGGGCTACCAGGTGGTCGGTGCAGATCTCAACGACGATGCGGCGGCCGAATCCGCCGCCAAGTACCCCGACATGATGACCGCCGAGCACGTGGACGTCGCGGACGCCGAATCCGTCACCTCGCTCTGCCGTGCCGTGACCGCTATCGGGACGCCGGCGACAATCGTTAACGCGGCAGGCTGGGACAGAACCGACAAATTCATCAACGAGGACGCCGAATTCGCCCGGAAAGTGGTCGAGATTAACTACCTCGGTCCCGTGGCCATGTGCCGGGAATTCGCCCGAGTCATGATCGATGCCGGACGCGGCGGACGCATCGTCAACATTGCCAGCGACGCCGGCCGCGTCGGAAGCGCGGGGGAGACCATCTACGCCGGCGCCAAGGGCGGCGTCATTGCATTCACCAAGTCCTTGGCGCGCGAACTGGCTCGAGACGGTATCAACGTCAACTGCGTGTGCCCCGGCCCGACCGACACGCCCTTGTTCGCCGCGCAGCCGGAGCATTTGCGCCAAGCGCTCATCAAATCGATACCGTTCCGACGAGTGGCCGAACCGTCGGAAATCGCGGACGCCGTATATTTCTTCGCGTCGCCGGCATCCCGCTACGTGACGGGGCAGATCCTCAGCGTCGATGGCGGGCTGACCATGGCGGGGTGAGAATCCGACGAAATCCGATGAAATCCGATGAATTCCGAGGACGCGAACCGACGGACGAGGAGACGAGGGGACGACAACCATGCACGACTCCGACTACGAGTACGTGACCTTTGCGCGCCGGGCCAACGGCGTGCTGGTGATGACGCTTGACCGCCCGGACAAATACAACGCCGCCAACGAACAGATGCACGGCGAGTTGGCCAGGGTCTGGAAGGATGTTTCGGCCGACGACGAGGTGCGCGTCGTCGTCGTGACGGGCGCCGGCCGTGCCTTTTCGGCCGGCGGCGACCTGGAAATGGTGCAGCGGATGGCCGGCGATCACGACCGCGTCTCGCACATGCTCATTGAAATGAGCGATCTCGTCGAGAACTTGCTGGATTGCTCGAAGCCCGTCGTGTCGGCCATCAACGGCGTCGCGGTCGGCGCCGGGCTGGTCATTGCGCTGCTGGCCGATATTTCGATATGCGCGGCCGATGCCAAACTCGGCGACGGGCACATCAAACTCGGCGTCGCGGCCGGCGATCACGCGGCCTTGATGTGGCCGCTGCTCATCGGACTGGCCAAGGCCCGGTACTACCTGCTGACGGGCGAGATGTTGACCGGAGCCGAGGCCGAGCGGCTCGGCATGGTGTCGAAAAGCGTCGAGCCCGGCGACGTCATGCCCGAGGCCTTGCGCATTGCGGACGGTTTGGCCGCCGGACCCCAGCAAGCCATCCGACTGACTCGGCGGGCTTTGAACAACTGGGCCGCCGGATCGCGGGCGATTTTCGATCAGTCCGCGGCTTACGAGATGCTCACCTTCATGGGGCCGGACGTCGTCGAGGGCGCCGCCGCATTGCGCGAAAAGCGCGCTCCCGCTTTCCCGTCCGCCGCCCGCCGGGGCGATTGAGCCGCCGCGCGCTGCCCCCGTCGAGCCACGAAATTTGCTTATTTGTGCATATGTCAGAACAAACTATTGACAGGGTCACGGCGATCCGGCAAAGTTATCCATGTCACGCCGGTGACGAATGCCGGCGAACGGCAAGTTCGACCGGCAAGATCACTAGGGCAAGTGTGATAGGGAAAGCGGGGACGGATGGCGCACGACGTGCTGACGATGGGCCGAATCAGTGTTGATATTTATCCGCACGATATCGGCGTCGATCTCGAAGACGTGACGACGTTCGGCAAATATCTGGGCGGATCCGCATCCAACGTCGCAGTGGCGGCGGCAAAGCACGGGCTGAAGTCCGGGGTGATCACCCGCACCGGGAACGACCCGTTCGGAACCTATCTGCACCGTGAACTTCGCCGTTACGGCGTCGACGACTCCCAGGTCAGCGCCGTCGACGAGTGGCCGACACCCGTGACCTTCTGCGCCATCAAACCACCGGAGGACTTTCCGCTGTACTTCTACCGGACGCCGACCGCCCCGGATCTGCAAATCAAACGGGCCGAACTCGACACGGACGCCGTCCGGAGCGCCGGGATCTTCTGGATGACGGTAACCGGGCTTTGCCAAGAGCCCAGCCGCGACGCGCACGCCGCCGCCCTCGAAGCGCGGCCGCGAGAGGGCCTGCGCCCCGGCCAGTTCACGGTACTCGATCTCGACTATCGTCCCATGTTCTGGCCCGGCCCGGACGAAGCCCGCACCGAGATCGCCCGCGTGCTTCCGGACGTCACCGTCGCGATCGGCAACCGCGAAGAATGCGGCGTGGCGGTCGGCGAAGGCACCCCCGACGAGCTCGCCGACCGGCTGCTGGAATCCGGCGTCGACATCGCAGTCGTCAAACTCGGGTCGGACGGCGTCATGGCGGCTTCACGGTCCGACCGGGTCATTTCCGCGCCCATCCCCGTCGACCCGGTCAACGGCCTGGGCGCCGGGGACGCCTTTGGCGGCGCGTTCTGCCGGGCATTGACCAGCGGCTGGGAACTTCGGGCGTGCCTGGACTTCGCCAACGCCGCCGGCGCAATCGTGGCCGGCGAGCTGTCTTGCTCGGAGGCCATGCCTGATACGGACGCCGTGCTTGCCCTTTTGGCAGCTCGCGGACGGGCGGTGCCGGCGTGAACGGCCACGACGCGGGCAGCGGCGACACCCGCTACGAGCACCTGACCCGGATCCGGGTGGAAGATCCGGGCGCCATCGCCCGGGCGGCCACGTCCAGGCGGCGGCACCCGGGACTGCGGTACGGCCCGCAAACGTTCATCATTGCAGCCGATCATCCCGCTCGCGGCGCGCTGTCGGTCGGCGACGACGCGGCCGCGATGGCCGACCGGCGAGACCTGCTCGACCGGTTACGGACCGCCTTGGCGACGCCGGGCTGTGACGGCGTTTTGGCCACGCCGGACATCATCGACGATCTGCTGCTGCTCGGCGCCCTGGACGACAAACTCGTGTTCGGGTCGATGAACCGCGCCGGGCTTGCCGGATCGTCCTTTGAATACGACGACCGCTTCACCGGTTACACGGCCGAAGCATTGGACGCCATCGGCGCCGACGGGGGCAAGATGCTCACCCGGATCGCCTTGGCGGATCCCGCCACTCCAACGGTGCTCGAGAACACGGCCCGCGCCGTCGATGCGCTGGCCGACCGCGGACTCGTGGCAATGATCGAGCCGTTCCTTTCGGAATGGCGGAACGGCCGAGCCCACAACGACCTCAGCACGGACGCCGTCGTCAAATCGGTGGCGATCGCGTCGGCCCTCGGCGCGTCGAGCGCAGGCACGTGGATGAAGGTGCCCGTCGTCGACCGGATGGACCGCGTCATGGCGGCCACGACACTGCCGACAGTGCTACTGGGCGGCGACACCGGCTCCGATCCGGATGTCGTGTTCGCCCGGTGGGAAAACGCCTTGCGCCAACCCGGCGTCGTCGGCCTGACAGTGGGGCGCACCTTGCTCTACCCGCCGGACGGTGACGTGGCCGGCGCAGTGAAAACCGCAGTGTCGCTGCTGGCCGGCCCGGCGTCCGGCAATTCCGCACCCCCTCCATCCACAACGGCCGATAGGAGCCGCTCATGACGCAGATGACAGTCGCGCAGGCAGTCGTGGAGTTTCTCGGCAGGCAGTACACCGTCGACCGCATTGGCTCCGAGACGTACCGCGAGCGAACCATTCCGGGAATGCTCGGCATCTTCGGGCACGGTAACGTGGCGGGAGTCGGCCAGGCGTTGAAGCAATGGCAGCAAAAGGACCCCACGCTGATGCCCTACTACCAGGGCCGCAACGAACAGGGACTTGCCGATCAGGGAGTCGGCTATGCCCGCCACACCAGGCGCCGCGGCACGTTCGCCGTGACGACGTCGATCGGCCCCGGGTCGTCGAACCTCCTCACCGGTGCGGCCCTGGCCACGGCCAACCGACTGCCGGTGTTGTTGCTGCCGTCCGACACGTTCGCCACGCGCCGGCCCGACCCCGTGCTGCAGCAAATCGAACGCCCCGAAGCGTATGACGTGAGCGTCAATGACGCGTTCCGGCCGCTGTCCAAATCGTTCGACAGGGTCAGCCGCCCCGAACAGGTGTTCTCGGCACTGCTGAACGCCATGCGCGTGTTGACGGACCCGGCCGAAACCGGCGCCTGCACTATTGCGCTGCCGCAGGACGTGCAGGCCGAAGCAATCGATGTCCCGGACGAATTCCTCGCCGAACGCAACTGGCGGATCCGTCGGCCCGCCCCGGAAATCGACGACATTCGCGAAGCCGCCCGTGCGATCGAAGACGCCGAGCGGCCGCTCATCGTGGCGGGTGGGGGAGTGCTGTACTCGTTCGCCACCGACGCGCTGCAGGATTTCGTCGAAGCCACCGGCATCCCCGTCGGCTGCACGCAAGCAGGAATGGGGTCGTTGGCCTGGGACCATCCGCAAAACCTCGGCGCCATCGGGTCGACCGGCACGGTGGCCGCTAACCGACTCGCCCGCGATGCCGACCTGGTGATCGGCATCGGCACTCGTTACGAGGACTTCACCACTGCCTCGCGCACCGCCTTCGCGAACCCGGCCGTGCGCTTCATCAACATCAACGTCGCTGCCATCGACGCGTACAAGAACGCCACCTCCTTGCCGATCGTCGCCGACGCGCGCAAGGCGCTCATCGAGCTGACCTCGGCGCTGCAAGGGTTCCGCGTGTCGGATGATTTGACGTCGACCGTGGCGGCCGAGAAGAAGGAGTGGGACGCCGTCGTCGACGACGCGTACCACACGCGCCACGCGCCGCTGCCGGCCCAGTCCGAGATCATCGGCGCCGTGAACGAGGCATCGGATGCGCGCGACGTCGTGATCTGCGCGGCAGGATCCCTGCCGGGCGACCTGCACAAGCTCTGGCGTGTGCGAGACCCCTACGGCTACCACGTGGAATACGCGTTCTCGTGCATGGGATACGAGATCGCCGGTGGAATCGGCGTCAAACGCGCGGCGCCGGACCGCGACGTCATCGTCATGGTGGGCGACGGGTCGTATCTGATGATGCACACCGAACTCGTCACGGCAGTCGCCGAACGGATCGACGTGATAGTCGTCTTGATCCAAAATCACGGCTATGCGTCGATCGGCGCCCTGTCGGAGTCGTTGGGCTCGCAGCGGTTCGGCACCAAATACCGGTACCTCGACGAAGAGTCGCACAGCTTCGACGACGGCCACACGCTGCCGATCGATTTGGCGACCAACGCCGAGAGTCTCGGCGCGCACGTGATCCGCATCGGCCCGGGCGAATCGAGCATCGACGAATTGGCCGACGCCGTCCGGCGCACCAAGGCCGAGTTCTCCGGCGGCACGCGCTCGGGCCCCGTGCTGATCCATGTGAACAGCGACCCGCTGATTGCCGCACCGGACTCCGAGAGTTGGTGGGACGTGCCGGTGTCGGCCGTGTCCGAGCTGGATTCCACGCTCGAGGCGTATTCCGAATACACGGCCCGCAAAGACACGCAAGCTCGCTACCTCGGCGATCGCTGACCGGAGCGCATCCAATGACGGCAGGAGCACGGAACGATGAGCCCACGACAAGGAGCCCGATGAGCACTGTGACGATCGGTACCGCACCTGATTCCTGGGGAGTCTGGTTTGCCGACGACCCCGAGCAGACCCCGTGGCAACGCTTCCTCGACGAAGCCGCCGACGCCGGATACCGGTGGATCGAACTCGGCCCCTACGGATACCTGCCGACCGACCCGGAAGTTCTGCGCGCCGAACTGGAGCGGCGCGACCTCCAGGTCGCGGCCGGAACAGTCTTCACGGCGTTCCACCGAGGCGCCGACCAGTGGCACGAGGCATGGGAGCCTGCCAGGAAAGTCGCCGAGCTGACTGCCGCGGTGGGCGGCAAGCATATCGTCGTCATTCCGGCGATGTGGCGCGACGACGTGACGGGGCAGCCGGTGGAAAGCGGCGAGCTGACGGCAGGGCAGTGGGACGATCTGTGCGCGGGTCACGACAAGCTCGGCCGCATCCTCGCCGACGACTACGGACTCGCGCAGCAATTCCATCCGCACGCCGACAGCCACGTGGGCGCGCAGCCGGACATCGAACGGATTTTGCAGGCGACCGATCCGGCATTCTTCAATTTGTGTCTCGACACCGGGCACGCCGAATACTGCGGCGCCTCCAGCCTGGACCTGATCCGTCAGTATCCCGACCGCATCGGTTACCTGCACTTGAAGCAGATCGACCCGGCCGTTCTTGCCCACGTGCGCGAAAACGACCTCACCTGGGCGGCGGCCAACAAGGCCGGAGTGATGGTCGAACCACCCGCGGGTCTTCCCGATCTGCGCAGCGTGATCGACGCGGTCGAAGCTCTGGACAAGGACATCTTCGGCGTCGTGGAACAAGACATGTACCCGGTCCCGTTCGACGTGCCGTTGCCGATCGCTCGGCGCACGAAGGACTATCTGCTGTCCTGCGGATCTCGGACGACGATCAACTAACGCCACTCACGCTCAGGGAGAGAACTATGGACGCATCGAAAACCTCCGACCGGCTGAACGTCGCGGTGATTGGCGCCGGACGCATGGGCGCCGACCACATTCGCCGTCTGGACACGCGTATTTCCGGAGCGCGCGTAGCGGCTGTCGTCGACGTCGACGAGGCCCGGGCGACGGACGCCGTGCGCGACGTGCCCGGCGCCGTCGCCCTGACGGATCCGACTGAAGCGTTGGCGCGGGCCGACGTGGATGCCGTCCTCGTGGCAACCCCCGGATTCCTGCACGAGGACATCCTGTTGGCCGCGCTGGAAAAAGATATGCCGATCCTGTGCGAAAAGCCGCTCACGCAAGAGCCCGACAGTTCGTGGCGGATCGTCGAAGCCGAAGAGAGGCTGGGCCGTCAGCGAATCCAGGTCGGCTTCATGCGCCGCTTCGACTCCGAATACGCAGCGCTCGGCGGCATATTTGCCGGCGGCGAGCTCGGCGCGCCGCTGATGCTGCACTGCGCGCACCGCAATCCGTCCACGCCGCCCGGGTTCACCAACGAGATGCTCATCACCGACTCGGTGGTGCACGAATTCGACGTGATCCGCTATTTGACCGGCGAAGAGATCGCTTCGGTCCAGATCCGGCGAGGCCGCCGGAACTCGTTCGCCCCCGACGAGCAGCACGACCCGCAACACGTGCTGATCGAGACCACCGGCGGGCTCTTGGCCGACGTCGAGATCTTCGTCAATGCCGAATTCGGCTACCAGGTCACGACGCAGGCCGTGTTCGAACGCGGAATCGTCAACATCGGGCGGGACCGCGGACCGGAGGTAGCGGCGTCCGGTCGTTGGGGCGGCGTCGTCACTCCCGGGTTCGAAGAACGGTTCGGCGACGCGTACGAAGCCGAAGTGCAAAGCTGGGTCGACGCCGCGGCGCGCGGTGAGATCGGCGGTCCGAGCGCCTGGGACGGGTACGCGACCGCGGCATGCTGCGCCGCCGGCGTCCGAGCCCAACAATCGGACGCAGCCGTCACCGTCGAACTGAACACCAAGCCGGAGATATATCACTCATGAAGATCGCACTTGACCCGACACCGTTCCACCGCAGCCACAGCCTGCTCGAACTGCCCGGTGTCGTTGCCGAAATGGGGTACGAATACCTCGAGATGAGTCCGCACGCCGATTTCATCCCGTTCTATGGCCACCCCAAGGCCGATGACGCCACGGTGCGCGCGTTCCGCAAGGCGTGCGACGATGCCGGAGTCGGCATTTGCTCGGTGCTTCCCGTGCTTCGCTGGTCGGGCCCGGACGAGGACGCCCGCGAAGCCGCCGTCCGGTATTGGAAGCGCGCCATCCAGATCACCGTGGACCTGGGCGTGCCGGTGATGAATTCGGAGTTCTCCGGCAGGCCCGAACGCGCCGAGGAATCCGAGCGGGCGTTCTTCCGGTCGATGGAAGAGCTGCTGCCGATCATTGAACGCGAAGGCATCGACTTGCGGATCGAACCGCATCCGGACGATTTCGTCGAAGAGGGACACGCCGCGCTGCGCCTCATTCGCGCGCTGAACTCGGATCATGTCGGATTCCTGTATTGCACGCCGCACACGTTCCACATGCAGTCCGACCCGCTTGGCATCATGCGCGACGCCGGCCCGCTGCTGCGTCAGGTGCATCTTGCAGACAGCTTTGACCACCGTCGCTCGTCGGGGCTGCGGTACATCGTCAATCCGCCCGGATCGACGGCCCGCGTCCACCAGCACCTGAACATCGGCGACGGCGACGTGAATTGGGACGAAGCGTTCTCCGGGCTGCGTGAGATCGGGTTCGACGGCACTCTCGTGTCCAGCGTGTTCGCCGAGGAGGAGAACGCCGCCGAATCGTCGCGATATCAGCTCCGGCAGATCCGCGAACGCACCGCCGCCCGGTAGCCGGTTCGCATCGACCGCGCGCGGGCGTCGAAAAGCCGGCCCGCCGAGCCGCTACCCGAACGGCAGCCGCGGGTCGATCTGCTGATCGTCCCAGGTCCGGCGGATCCAGCCGTGCGCAGGATCGTCGCTGATCAGCCATTGGCGAACCGGCCCGGGGCCGGCCATCACGTTCAGGTAATAGAGATCGTAGCCCGGGGGCGCCATGGCGGGGCCGTGCCAACCGAACGGCACCAGGACGACGTCGCCGGTGCGCACCTCGGCGGTCACGTCGATTTCCCGGTCATCGGAGGCATAGACCCGCTGATAGCCGAGCGGGTCGGCGTCCGACGGGGCCGGCATTCCGGTGGCCAGCCGGGTTTCAAAGTAGTAGATCTCTTCGAGTTGTGTCTCGCCGTCCGTTTCCTCGTCGTGCTTGTGCGGCGGATACGACGACCAGTTGCCGGCGGGCGTCAACACCTCGCACACAATGAAGCGATCGGCTTCGAGAGCAGCCGGGGTGCCGAAGTTGTGCACTTGGCGCGAGCAGTTGCCGGCGCCGCGCAATTCGACCGGGATCTCGGACGCACGGATATGCCGGACCGGATACGAGTTCTTGGCCGGCGCCGACGCCACCGCGACGCGTCCGCCGTCGATCGGTTCGATCCGGACGTCGGCGTTGGTGCCGGTATAGAGCACGTCCGCCGGGCCGGTGAACACGGAATCGCGGCCGGCCAGCTCGTACGACTCGTCTCCGGTGGTGACGCGGAACGAGCCGCGCAGCGGGATGACGATGCGCTCTTCGGCCGCCGCCGGCAACGACACCGACGCGCCGAGTTCGAGGTCGGCGACGCGGATTCCGGTGTACTGCCAGCCGTTGACGGGGGTCGACTCCGGGGTGCCCAGGGAGACGTGCCATCTGCCCGCGGAAGCTGTGCCTTTGGGAAAGAACCATTCGGTCATGAGGGACTCCTTTAGCGGTGGACGAGAGTCATTTCAAACGTGTAGGTGTCGGCGCGGTACACATGGCTGCCCGTCTCCACGCACTTGCCGACGTCGTCGACGGCCGTGCGTTCCATTGTCACGAGCGGCGCGCCGGGGTCGACGCCGAGCCGTTCGGCCTGCTCGACGTCGGCCACGACTGCCCCAATACGTTGATGGGCGAGCCGGAAATTCGTACCGGCGTCGCGAAGCGTTTCGTATAAGCCGTGCTCGGTCAGTACCCGTTCGTCGAGTTCGGTGATGTCGTCGCGAACCCAGTTGCGCATCAACGCCAGGGGCTTGCCGTCAACACTGCGAAGCCGGGTGAAGTCGTACACGGCCGAGCCGGCCGGGAGCTGCAACTTCTCACGCGTCGCATCATCGGCCGGGCAATGGTCGAACCGCAGCACGTCGGTGGACGGCGTCCCACCCGAACGCTGCAGGTCGTCAAAGAGACTGGAAAGCTCGAGTTGGCGGCGCACGTGGGCAGAGACCACTTGCGTGCCGACGCCCCGCTTGCGGACCAGCAGGCCGGAATCGACAAGGTGCGCTAACGCTTTGCGCATGGTGGGCCGGGAAACCCGCAGCTGGGCGGCCAGCTCGATTTCGTTGTCGAGCCGAGTGCCGGATTCGAGCGTGCCGTCACGGATGGCCGAGCCGATTCCTTCGGCAAGTTGGTGGTACAACGGCACGGGCGAGGAACGATCGATCGACAAGTTCAGTCGGCTCATGCTGATGGACTCCTGCCGGCATGGTCATGTCAGTTTGTCAGGACATACTGAGCCTACCAGGTGCGCCCGGCAATGGGGACCCTCACCGAGTGCGAAGCTCGCGCTTGAGGATCTTGCCGGACGCATTTCGCGGCAGCTCGGCGACAAACTCGATCCGCTTGGGCACCTTGTACGCGGCGAGCCGGCTCCGCGCGTGCTCGATCACCTCGTCTGCGGTCAGGTCGCCCTTGCGCACGATGAACGCCGTGACGGCCTCGATCCATTTGTCGTCCGGGACGCCGACCACCGCAACTTCGCCGACGGCGCCCAGTTCGTATACGACGTCCTCGATCTCGCGGGAAGCCACGACGATGCCTCCGGTGTTGATGACATCCCGCAGCCTGTCGACGATGGTGATATATCCCTGATCGTCCTGCGTGGCGAGGTCTCCGGAGTGGAACCAGCCCCCGGAGAACGCCGCTGCCGTCTCATCCGGCTTGTCCCAATAGCCCTCGCAGAGCTGCGGCGAGCGATACAACACCTCGCCGGGCTCGCCCGGCGCGACGTCGGCGCCGTCCGGCCCCACCAATCGCAGCGACACGAAAAGTATTGGCTTACCGGCCGATCCCGGCCGGTCGGCATGATCCTCGGGGCGCAGCACGGTGCACAGCGGTCCCATCTCGGATTGCCCAAAGCAGTTGTAGAAGCCGATGTCCGGAAACTGCTCCTGCAGCCGGCGCAAGACGGTCACGGGCATGATGGATGCGCCGTAGTAGGCCTTGCGCAGCGAGGCAAGCCGTTCGAGGCCGGACGAATTGGCCAGCGCCACCCATACGGTGGGCGCCGCGAAGAACGAGTCGATGTGATGCTCGGCGATCGCCCCGAGGATGGCGTCCGGGGTGGGCGCGGGAATGATGTGGTTGGTCGCGCCCATGGCCAGGTTCGGCATCAAGAACACATGCATTTGTGCCGAGTGGTACAGCGGTAGCGCGTGCAGCACTTCGTCGTGCTCGGTGAAGTCGAGCGCCACGATGGACGACACGTAGTGGTGCACCAGGGCCCGGTGCGTCATCACCGCCCCCTTCGGCGCGGCAGTGGTACCGGACGTGTAGAGCAGCTGTGCGACGTCCGTGTCGCTGACGTCGAAGATGGCCGGATCGACGCCGTCGTCCGCGGAGCCCTCGAGCGCCCAGTCAAGCAGCTCGCCGTCGAACCGCAGCACCGTGGAGGGACGCTCGCCCGGCATCCGATCGAAATTCGCGGCCAGCGCGGAATCGAGCAGGACGGCGCGCGCCCCGGATTGCGTCACGATATAGGA
It encodes the following:
- the iolB gene encoding 5-deoxy-glucuronate isomerase, translated to MTEWFFPKGTASAGRWHVSLGTPESTPVNGWQYTGIRVADLELGASVSLPAAAEERIVIPLRGSFRVTTGDESYELAGRDSVFTGPADVLYTGTNADVRIEPIDGGRVAVASAPAKNSYPVRHIRASEIPVELRGAGNCSRQVHNFGTPAALEADRFIVCEVLTPAGNWSSYPPHKHDEETDGETQLEEIYYFETRLATGMPAPSDADPLGYQRVYASDDREIDVTAEVRTGDVVLVPFGWHGPAMAPPGYDLYYLNVMAGPGPVRQWLISDDPAHGWIRRTWDDQQIDPRLPFG
- a CDS encoding sugar phosphate isomerase/epimerase family protein, with the protein product MSTVTIGTAPDSWGVWFADDPEQTPWQRFLDEAADAGYRWIELGPYGYLPTDPEVLRAELERRDLQVAAGTVFTAFHRGADQWHEAWEPARKVAELTAAVGGKHIVVIPAMWRDDVTGQPVESGELTAGQWDDLCAGHDKLGRILADDYGLAQQFHPHADSHVGAQPDIERILQATDPAFFNLCLDTGHAEYCGASSLDLIRQYPDRIGYLHLKQIDPAVLAHVRENDLTWAAANKAGVMVEPPAGLPDLRSVIDAVEALDKDIFGVVEQDMYPVPFDVPLPIARRTKDYLLSCGSRTTIN
- a CDS encoding sugar phosphate isomerase/epimerase family protein, with the protein product MKIALDPTPFHRSHSLLELPGVVAEMGYEYLEMSPHADFIPFYGHPKADDATVRAFRKACDDAGVGICSVLPVLRWSGPDEDAREAAVRYWKRAIQITVDLGVPVMNSEFSGRPERAEESERAFFRSMEELLPIIEREGIDLRIEPHPDDFVEEGHAALRLIRALNSDHVGFLYCTPHTFHMQSDPLGIMRDAGPLLRQVHLADSFDHRRSSGLRYIVNPPGSTARVHQHLNIGDGDVNWDEAFSGLREIGFDGTLVSSVFAEEENAAESSRYQLRQIRERTAAR
- a CDS encoding Gfo/Idh/MocA family protein, which codes for MDASKTSDRLNVAVIGAGRMGADHIRRLDTRISGARVAAVVDVDEARATDAVRDVPGAVALTDPTEALARADVDAVLVATPGFLHEDILLAALEKDMPILCEKPLTQEPDSSWRIVEAEERLGRQRIQVGFMRRFDSEYAALGGIFAGGELGAPLMLHCAHRNPSTPPGFTNEMLITDSVVHEFDVIRYLTGEEIASVQIRRGRRNSFAPDEQHDPQHVLIETTGGLLADVEIFVNAEFGYQVTTQAVFERGIVNIGRDRGPEVAASGRWGGVVTPGFEERFGDAYEAEVQSWVDAAARGEIGGPSAWDGYATAACCAAGVRAQQSDAAVTVELNTKPEIYHS
- the iolD gene encoding 3D-(3,5/4)-trihydroxycyclohexane-1,2-dione acylhydrolase (decyclizing), whose protein sequence is MTVAQAVVEFLGRQYTVDRIGSETYRERTIPGMLGIFGHGNVAGVGQALKQWQQKDPTLMPYYQGRNEQGLADQGVGYARHTRRRGTFAVTTSIGPGSSNLLTGAALATANRLPVLLLPSDTFATRRPDPVLQQIERPEAYDVSVNDAFRPLSKSFDRVSRPEQVFSALLNAMRVLTDPAETGACTIALPQDVQAEAIDVPDEFLAERNWRIRRPAPEIDDIREAARAIEDAERPLIVAGGGVLYSFATDALQDFVEATGIPVGCTQAGMGSLAWDHPQNLGAIGSTGTVAANRLARDADLVIGIGTRYEDFTTASRTAFANPAVRFININVAAIDAYKNATSLPIVADARKALIELTSALQGFRVSDDLTSTVAAEKKEWDAVVDDAYHTRHAPLPAQSEIIGAVNEASDARDVVICAAGSLPGDLHKLWRVRDPYGYHVEYAFSCMGYEIAGGIGVKRAAPDRDVIVMVGDGSYLMMHTELVTAVAERIDVIVVLIQNHGYASIGALSESLGSQRFGTKYRYLDEESHSFDDGHTLPIDLATNAESLGAHVIRIGPGESSIDELADAVRRTKAEFSGGTRSGPVLIHVNSDPLIAAPDSESWWDVPVSAVSELDSTLEAYSEYTARKDTQARYLGDR